The DNA sequence CCGAGCGCTGCGCCAGGTTGCGCACTTCCGACGCCACCACGGCAAAGCCGCGTCCCTGCTCGCCGGCGCGCGCGGCTTCCACCGCGGCGTTCAACGCCAGGATATTGGTCTGGAACGCGATGCCATCGATGACGCCGATGATGTCGACGATCTTCCTGGCCGAGTCGTTGATGGCGCCCATCGTGTCCACCACCTCCGCCACCACCGCGCCGCCCTTTTGCGCGATGCCGGACGCCGAGCTGGCCAGCGTGTTGGCCTGGCGTGCGTTGTCGGCGTTCTGCTTGACGGTGGAGGTCAGCTCTTCCATCGAGGAGGCGGTTTCCTCCAGCGAGCTGGCCTGCTGCTCGGTGCGCGAGGACAGGTCGAGGTTGCCGGCCGCGATCTCGCCGGAAGCGTTGGCGATCATGTCGGTGCCGGAGCGTACCTGGGCCACGATGGAAGCCAGGTTGTCGCGCATCTTGCTCATGGCATACAGCATGCTGCTCTGGTCGCCCGCACGCAGTTCGACGTCGACCGTCAAGTCGCCATCGGCGATGCGCCCGGCGATCGCTGCGGCGTACTCCGGCTCGCCGCCCAGCTGGCGCAGCAGGCCGCGCGTGATCGCGAAGCCGATCAGCGCAGCCAGCATCACCGTCGCCAGCCCCAGCACCACCATCAGCGTACGCGCGCTGCCATGCGCCTCGTCCGCGTCCCGTCCGGCAATCTCCATCAGTTCGACCTGGAACTGGATCATGTTGCTGAGCGCTTCCTTGTAGCTTTTCAGTGTCGGGCGCAGCTCATTGCTCAGATAAGTTCTTGCTTCCGCCGCCTGCTCCTGGTTGATCAGCGCGATCAGCTTTTCCTGCCCGGCGATGTAGGCGGTGCGCGCATCCTTCACCTTCTGGAGCAATTCCTTGCCTTTCGGCAGGACAATCACCTTCTCCAGCCTGTCGACGTCGGAGGCGGTCGCCTTGCGCGCGTCGGCGATGTCTTGCGCCTGTTTTTGGCGGTCATCCTTGCTATCGGTAAGCATCATGTTGCGCAGTGCGATCGCGATGCGGTCGGTTTGCGCCTGCATGTCGCTGGCCATTTCGATCTTGGGCCAGCGCTCTTTGATGATGCCCGACGTGGCCGCGTTCAGCTCGCGCAGTTTGACGAGGCCGATGGCAATAATCACGACTAACAGGATGCACACGCTGCCAAAGCTGAGTGCGAGGCGCGTGCCGACTTTCATGCTGGAATTATTCATTTGTCACTTGCGAAAGGTCTGTTGCCGCACACAGGAAGAACGCTGCCGCTGTCCAACGGGTGCATTCTTTGTATCGAAGCAGGATGAATGTAAAAAATTGATATAAATCAATATTGCTACTACATCAGCGGGCTAGGCAAGCAGTATTTCCATTTCACGGGCGAGCGACGCGAAATTCCAACGCACGCCATCATCGCGCGCTGCGAAGATGACAACACCACGGCCTTCGCAGTATCAGTCGTGCGGCGGGCCGCCACGGGCTTGTGCCTGCGCCCCGGCGCGAAACTCCTTGGGCGAAACGCCGAACCAGCGGCGGAAGGTGCGGCCGAAATTGGATGTATCGAGATAGCCGAGCCGCTCGGCGATGGTCTCGACCGGCAAGCCGGTATGCCGCAGGAACCATTGCGCGCGCTCCTTGCGCACTTCGTCGAGCAATGCCTGATAGCTGGTGCCGCACTGCTTGAGCTTGCGTATCAGGGTGCGCGCCGACATGTGCAGTTCGTCCGCCATGCCGTCGCATCCCGGGTAATCGCCTTCGCGCGCCGCCAGCCGCGCGCGCACCTGCTGCGCCAGGTCGCCGCCCGGTCCGCGCTGGGCGAGCGCTTGCTCGCAGTCGCGCAGCGCGGCGGCATAGGCCAGCGGATCGGCGGTCAGGCAGGGCGCGGCCAGGAGCGCGCCCGGGAAACGGATCTCCATGCAGGCGGCGTCGAACACGATCGTGCCGGAAAAGCGCGACGCATAGGCGGCATGCCAGGGAGCGGCCGGATACGGCAC is a window from the Noviherbaspirillum sp. UKPF54 genome containing:
- a CDS encoding methyl-accepting chemotaxis protein — translated: MNNSSMKVGTRLALSFGSVCILLVVIIAIGLVKLRELNAATSGIIKERWPKIEMASDMQAQTDRIAIALRNMMLTDSKDDRQKQAQDIADARKATASDVDRLEKVIVLPKGKELLQKVKDARTAYIAGQEKLIALINQEQAAEARTYLSNELRPTLKSYKEALSNMIQFQVELMEIAGRDADEAHGSARTLMVVLGLATVMLAALIGFAITRGLLRQLGGEPEYAAAIAGRIADGDLTVDVELRAGDQSSMLYAMSKMRDNLASIVAQVRSGTDMIANASGEIAAGNLDLSSRTEQQASSLEETASSMEELTSTVKQNADNARQANTLASSASGIAQKGGAVVAEVVDTMGAINDSARKIVDIIGVIDGIAFQTNILALNAAVEAARAGEQGRGFAVVASEVRNLAQRSASAAKEIKALINDSVDKVDSGARLVDQAGATMQEIVESVRRVTDIMGEISAASHEQTAGIEQINQAIAQMDEVTQQNASLVEQAAAASEAMQEQASNLVQVVGAFKIAGTHAVAAPKARAPKPAGRPQPARLASAAITTRRAPAKGGDDWEEF
- a CDS encoding AraC family transcriptional regulator, with amino-acid sequence MTVPAHWVQPAVHPAYARLLCMHLRKRGVELSRLLSGTGLTWPQLLDASRSLSFAQMRRLILSALELSGSPLLGMEIGASVPVSAHGPVGYAAMASKDVGQALDVIVRYSVLRASMLDMRLLTGGPVACLQIRERFDLGDVRIPILEGTSVLLVQVLEALVGDALGELEYRVPYPAAPWHAAYASRFSGTIVFDAACMEIRFPGALLAAPCLTADPLAYAAALRDCEQALAQRGPGGDLAQQVRARLAAREGDYPGCDGMADELHMSARTLIRKLKQCGTSYQALLDEVRKERAQWFLRHTGLPVETIAERLGYLDTSNFGRTFRRWFGVSPKEFRAGAQAQARGGPPHD